TCCCTGAATGGCACCGACTCGTCTGAAGGCATGGACTTTGACGTCTCGCTCGGTGGCATGACAGCGACCAATGTCGACGCCAAGTTCGTCAAGGCCCTGCAGGAAAATGTCGGCGACGAGGAAGCGATGATGGCAGCCGTCATGGATCTCGCTTACGAAGATCCGATGGAGCCTGGATATGACAGCTTCACGATGGACAATTTCTCGGTCGATGTGGGCGGCGCTTCCTTCGCCATTCCGAGCATCGTGTCCGGCGTGGAACGAAACTCTGCCGGACAGCCGGTAAAGTTTGTCACCCAGCCTTATACGATGACGCTGAATGCTGACGCAGATGGCGGCGAAGTCGGGGCAGCTCTGCTGCAAGGCTTGAGCTTTGTCGGCTATGAGTCGCTTGAGCTGAAAGGTGAAAGCGTCGCCGAGTACGACCCGGACAAGGACATTGTCTCGTTTGATGCCGGTTCGAACTATTTCGAACTCGTTGACGGCGCCAAGTTCAGCTTTGGCGGCAAGATTGAAGGCTATAGTTCGTACGCTCAGGAAGCGGCGACGGCGTTCAACCTCGAAGACCTCGCCGCAGGCGCGGAGCCTGATCCAATGGCTATGACCAACGCCATGGGACAGCTGACCATTCACGGGTTTGAATTCTCGATTGCAGATGACTCGCTGCTCGATCGTACGTTCAATGCCATCGCCACGGCGCAAGGCATGGACCCGGAACAAATGAAAATGTTCGCGGCGATGGGACTGGCTGCAGCCCCCTCCCAGCTCCAGGGCATGGGCATCGATCAGGCCCTGGTGACCGAAGCGACCACCGCTCTGTCCAAGTTTGTCAGCGACGGTGGGACACTTACCCTGAAGCTCGATCCGGCCACACCACTCTCCATCGGAGAGATCATGGCCAATCCGGATCCGACCGCTCTGACCAAGGACTCGCTGGGCTTCACGGCTTCGCAAAACTAGTCCCTCGGATAGACCGAGTTAAATTCAAGGCGCGCGGTGCTCAGCCACCGCGCGCTTTTCATTTTCCCCACGAAGCCGCATAAGAGAGCTCATGAGACTAGCCTTTTTTGGAGATGTGGTTGGCAAGCCGGGACGCCAGGCGGTGTTGGAACACCTGCCGAGCGTGCGCGCGGATCTGGCGCTGGACTTTGTCGTCGTCAATGCCGAGAACGCCGCCGGCGGTTTTGGCCTGACCGAAAAGATTGCCAATGAGATTTTCGACGCCGGCGCCGATTGTCTGACCCTGGGCGACCATGCCTGGGACCAGCGCGAGGCGCTGACCTATATTGAGCGTGAACCGCGCCTGCTGCGCCCGATCAACTATCCGGAAGCGGCCAATGCCCCCGGCCAGGGCGCGCATCTGTTCGTCCTGCCCAATGGCCGCCGGGTTGGCGTGATCCAGGCTCAGGGCATCGTGTTCATGAAGCAATTGCTCGAAAACCCGTTCGGCGCTGTCGATGCAGCGCTGGATGCGATGCCGCTTGGCTCGGTGGCGGATGCCGTGATTGTCGACATGCATTGCGAAGCGACGTCCGAGAAGATGGCCATGGGGCACCATTGCGATGGCCGCGCCAGCCTGGTGGTCGGCAGCCACACGCACGTCCCGACGGCCGATCACATGATCCTGGCCGACGGCACGGCCTATCAGAGCGATGCCGGCATGTGCGGCGACTATGACAGCGTCATAGGCATGCAGAAGGACAATTCCCTGCGCCGGTTTGCGACACAG
This DNA window, taken from Hyphomonas sp. Mor2, encodes the following:
- a CDS encoding TIGR00282 family metallophosphoesterase — encoded protein: MRLAFFGDVVGKPGRQAVLEHLPSVRADLALDFVVVNAENAAGGFGLTEKIANEIFDAGADCLTLGDHAWDQREALTYIEREPRLLRPINYPEAANAPGQGAHLFVLPNGRRVGVIQAQGIVFMKQLLENPFGAVDAALDAMPLGSVADAVIVDMHCEATSEKMAMGHHCDGRASLVVGSHTHVPTADHMILADGTAYQSDAGMCGDYDSVIGMQKDNSLRRFATQLPGQRYEPALGEGTLCGLFVETEDATGLAKRCEPIRVGGRLSEMLPDG